AGATAAACCTCTAAAGTCTATCTTTGCAAACAAACTTTATCAATGTGAGGATTGCTTATATCTTGTTACTTGTGATAAAGAAGTGCTAGATTTCTTACGCAATACACAAAATGAATATATTTTCATCGATGGCTTTGAAGATTTGAGTTTAGAAAACTTTTTAAATCTTGATTCTAGCCTAAGCGATAGACTTAGAATTGTGTATTGAGATAAAACAAATAGGAACTTGGAATAAAATGGCAAAAAATCCAATATCAGATTATGAAATTGGCATTATTAAAGTATTAATTAATTTAAAATATGAAAATCAAGATATTTTGGCTTATATAAATCGGTATAGAGAAGCAAACAACCTTAAGCATATCAATTCAGGGAGGATTAGCGATATAAAAAGTGGAAAAATAGGGAAAGATATACCACTCGCTTTGGATAATGTAGTGAACAATTTTATAGCACAATATCAAACAACAACAATGAATGATGATTTTTGTAGTGTTTTTAAATTTAAAGATGATTATATAGAAAATGAAGAAAGTGAGACCATAGAATATAAGCAATCATTTGGTGCAATTAAAGATGATAAGTTATTAAGAAGTATTCAAGGAATGGCAAATAATAAAGGTGGGTTTATAGTTTTTGGAATTTCCGAAGAAAATAATGATAGTATAAAAAAATATTACATCAAAGGAATAGATGAAAAACAATACAAAAGCTTTATGCAAGATAATAAAAGAATCAATGAAGTTTTAAATTCCAATTTTAGAGAAAGTATTAGATTTAAAAGGGATTGTAAAGAAATTAATCAGAAGTTAGTGGCATATATACAAATTTTTGAATCCAATGATAAACCACTGATTAACAATAATGGGGATATTTATTATCGATACAATGCAGAAACAAGAAAGATTGCAAAGCTAGATTTACTAAGAATCATTAATGAAAGAAAAGAAAAAGAGCTACATTTAACTATGCAAAAACATATAGAAAATATATTTAAAAATGGCATTGAGAATTCAGCAATTTTAAATGTGGTAACAGGTGAAGTCGAGGGAAAAGGTGGTAATTTTTTGATCAACCAAGATTTATTGCCAAAAATTGCCTTTATCAAGGAAGGACATTTTGTGGAGAAAGATGGAGCGCCGGCATTGATTCTAAAAGGGAGTGTGGAGGCAATATCCGCTGATGGAGTTATTATTTCACACAATGTTCATAAAAATATTGATGAAAAATATATTTATGAAATATTTTTCTTACAAAAAGATATTGACAAACAAGAAGCTGAGGCTTGTATAGAAGCTATGGCTGAGTTTCACGCTTCGCTATTACCTATGAGATATTTTATGCAAAAAGCAGATATGAATAAAGATAAATTAATAGAATTTCTTGTAAATATTTCTAATAATGCAAGAAAAAAGAGTTTTGTTAATAATAAAATAAAAATCATTAAGGAAAATAAACCTGAAAAATCGAAATGTCAAAATGAGTTTATTGGGAATATAAATAATAAAGTTAGTCTGTTGGAAATAATTAAAAAAGATGATGATATGAGAAAAATTTCTGATGCAATTATGAACTTTAATAAAGACCAAATTGATAAAGAATATATATTATCAGAGCTTTTTGCACTTTATGATCATTGTATTAAAAACTACAATGATAAATTTTTTAATGTGAGAAAGGCTATTGCCTATATTGATAGAATCTTTTTTGCATAGTTTGAAATAAAATAGAATGA
Above is a genomic segment from Helicobacter ibis containing:
- a CDS encoding ATP-binding protein encodes the protein MAKNPISDYEIGIIKVLINLKYENQDILAYINRYREANNLKHINSGRISDIKSGKIGKDIPLALDNVVNNFIAQYQTTTMNDDFCSVFKFKDDYIENEESETIEYKQSFGAIKDDKLLRSIQGMANNKGGFIVFGISEENNDSIKKYYIKGIDEKQYKSFMQDNKRINEVLNSNFRESIRFKRDCKEINQKLVAYIQIFESNDKPLINNNGDIYYRYNAETRKIAKLDLLRIINERKEKELHLTMQKHIENIFKNGIENSAILNVVTGEVEGKGGNFLINQDLLPKIAFIKEGHFVEKDGAPALILKGSVEAISADGVIISHNVHKNIDEKYIYEIFFLQKDIDKQEAEACIEAMAEFHASLLPMRYFMQKADMNKDKLIEFLVNISNNARKKSFVNNKIKIIKENKPEKSKCQNEFIGNINNKVSLLEIIKKDDDMRKISDAIMNFNKDQIDKEYILSELFALYDHCIKNYNDKFFNVRKAIAYIDRIFFA